The genomic interval ATATTCAAAGAGCTCTACCCGGACCGCGAAATTGTCGATATGCCCGAGTGCGCCGCAATTTTTTACGGCGGCGGAGGCATCCACTGTATCACACAACAACAACCCGCCATTTAGGAAATGGCTAAACACGAAGATACGAAAGACATGAATAACGAACACGCCTGAGCAGCTTCGTGCAGAAACAGAGAATAAAAATGAAGGAAATGGAATATAGTTTATCAGGTGTCTGGACCCATGCATGCGATCACACTGTCGTGCGCGGCGAAGGGGTTCGGCTTTTTACCGATACCGGCAAATCGCTGCTCGATTTTACCAGCGGTATCGGCGTCAACAGCACCGGCCACTGCCACCCGAAAGTGTCGGCCGCCGTTGCGGAGCAGGCGCAGAATCTGCTCTTCAGCCAGATCAACTGTGTACGGCACAACAAGCTCTACGAGCTGGCCGACGAACTCAAGTCGGTGGTACCGCCGCACCTGAATAAATTTTTCTATGCCCAGTCCGGCGCCGAGGCCATCGAGGCGGCTGTCAAACTTGCAAAACATGCCGCCGGCAAGCCGAACATCATTGTGATGCAGGGCAGTTTCCACGGCCGCACCCATATGGCCATGGCCATGACGACCAGCAAGACCGTCTACCGCCTGAAGTATCCCAACCTGCCATCCGGCGTTTATGTGGCGCCGTATCCCTATGCCTATGCTTCGGGCCGCACGGAGGAAGAGGAAACCGCCTATGCTCTTCAGGCCCTGGAACTGGTGCTTAATACCCAGAGCGCACCGGCGGAAACCGCCGCCATTTTCGTGGAACCCGTACTGGGCGAGGGCGGCTACCTGCCCGCACCGCCCAACTATCTCAAAGGTCTGCGCGACATCTGCGATAAACACGGTATCCTGCTGGTCTGCGATGAAATCCAGACCGGCTTCGGCCGCACCGGGAAAATGTTTGCGCACG from Verrucomicrobia bacterium S94 carries:
- a CDS encoding aminotransferase class III-fold pyridoxal phosphate-dependent enzyme, with protein sequence MEYSLSGVWTHACDHTVVRGEGVRLFTDTGKSLLDFTSGIGVNSTGHCHPKVSAAVAEQAQNLLFSQINCVRHNKLYELADELKSVVPPHLNKFFYAQSGAEAIEAAVKLAKHAAGKPNIIVMQGSFHGRTHMAMAMTTSKTVYRLKYPNLPSGVYVAPYPYAYASGRTEEEETAYALQALELVLNTQSAPAETAAIFVEPVLGEGGYLPAPPNYLKGLRDICDKHGILLVCDEIQTGFGRTGKMFAHEYDDVKPDIMTMAKGMASGAPISGIAYREELDAKWGKGTHGGTYGGSPLGCAAAISTIRVIKEEGLVENAVVRGEQLMAGLKKLQRNYPCIGDVRGRGLMIGMELMAGDKPDTVLPGKLLKEVYARDMMLLTCGIRRNVVRWIPPLVVTEAEIDEGLKIFEEALEAAVCI